The proteins below come from a single Natrinema sp. SYSU A 869 genomic window:
- a CDS encoding polysaccharide pyruvyl transferase family protein, with protein sequence MRILLLRTWTTNIGNGFIDYGARAMLERAFPDAEIVETGGYPNHAADTAALWGGTRKLARMTGYDRSDYESPTHPIRRNTVNISELIDADLAVLPGCVLSRPTFRKYYDTLRQLRERDIPIVVIGGGGEEYDEDERKYVEAVFDALDIDVLLTRDRTAYEEYGDLVEYLYDGIDCSLFLGDRHQPPEANQPFDVHTFDKQEEPDIDGASTIIRPDHAPFDEPYHFPVGERARELVGLETPLFEAENVFVSDLVTDYLFLYANADVVRSDRIHACLPALTYGNRAQFYFDTPRANLFDRVPIEGDVTSEPVRFDMDELEREKDAQVEALEEGIATVL encoded by the coding sequence ATGCGAATCCTGCTTTTGCGGACGTGGACGACGAACATCGGGAACGGCTTCATCGACTATGGGGCGAGAGCAATGCTCGAGCGGGCATTCCCCGACGCGGAGATCGTTGAAACGGGCGGCTATCCCAACCACGCAGCAGACACCGCGGCGCTGTGGGGCGGTACCCGGAAGCTCGCGCGGATGACGGGGTACGATCGATCCGACTACGAGTCCCCGACGCACCCGATTCGACGGAACACGGTGAATATCAGCGAACTGATCGACGCCGACCTAGCCGTCCTTCCGGGCTGCGTGCTCTCGAGACCGACGTTCCGGAAGTACTACGACACGCTTCGGCAGCTCAGGGAGCGAGACATTCCAATCGTCGTCATCGGCGGGGGCGGTGAAGAGTACGACGAGGACGAACGGAAATACGTCGAAGCTGTCTTCGACGCGCTCGATATCGACGTCCTGCTCACGCGGGATCGAACCGCCTACGAGGAGTACGGCGACCTCGTCGAGTACCTGTACGACGGCATCGACTGTTCGCTGTTCCTGGGCGACCGGCACCAACCGCCCGAGGCGAATCAGCCCTTCGACGTCCACACGTTTGACAAACAGGAGGAGCCCGACATCGACGGCGCATCGACGATCATCCGACCAGATCACGCCCCCTTCGACGAACCGTACCACTTCCCGGTCGGTGAGCGAGCGAGGGAACTGGTCGGCCTCGAGACGCCGCTGTTCGAGGCCGAAAACGTGTTTGTCTCCGATCTCGTGACCGATTACCTCTTCCTCTACGCCAACGCGGACGTGGTGCGGTCCGATCGGATCCACGCCTGTCTCCCAGCCCTGACCTACGGCAACAGGGCGCAGTTCTACTTCGACACGCCGCGAGCGAACCTCTTCGATCGGGTCCCGATCGAGGGAGACGTCACGAGCGAGCCGGTCCGGTTCGATATGGACGAACTCGAGCGCGAGAAGGACGCACAGGTCGAGGCGCTCGAAGAGGGGATCGCGACGGTCCTGTGA